The DNA sequence TGGGCTGCCCGACGCTCGTTCGCATCGTCAGGGCATCCCCGTGCACGAGGTTCACGGAGAGCACGTACGCGGCTGCGCGCTGCAGGACATCCGACTCCTCGAGCCGCAAATACTCCGCGAACACTTCGAGCATATTCGCGCGGCACTCCGCGATGTTGTCGTCCAGGAGCTCGATCCCGTACGTGCACATCAGACCAAGGAGCGCATAGTGCCGTCGCTCGAAGTCTGACCGAGCGAACTTCGTCTCGACCGCAGCGAGCTTGCGCTGCAGGATCTTGACCAGGAAATTGCCGCTGCCGCAGGCCGGCTCAAGGAATCGGGAATCGATGCGCTCCGTCTCGCCCTTCACGAGGTCGAGCATCGCCTCAACCATCCACGCAGGCGTAAACACCTCTCCGTGATCGGCGACGCGCTGCTTGGATCTGACGAGAGTCATAGGCTGGGGCGCAAAGAGGGTTGACGGTATAGGATAGCTGTTCGCACTACTCCCCCACCAGCCGATAACTCACGCTCCGCCCCCCGGCCTCGTTCCGCACCAACACCCCCCACCCCACCAACTCCTTCACGTCCCGCAGCGCCGTATCGCTCGAGCACTTCGCCAGCGTCGCGTACTTCGACGTCGTCAACCATCCCGCCCAGTCCCCGAGCATCCGCGAAAGCACCAACCGCTGGCGATCATTGGGGCCGCGCGCATTGACCAAGTCCCACACCCGTGCATCGCGCAGCACGCGGGCCATCGCCCCCTCGGCACGCGTGAACGAGCGATCAAGACATCCGAGAAACCATCGGATCCAACTCGTGATATCCAGCCCGCCACTCTGCGCACGCTCCA is a window from the Pseudogemmatithrix spongiicola genome containing:
- a CDS encoding DNA methyltransferase, whose translation is MTLVRSKQRVADHGEVFTPAWMVEAMLDLVKGETERIDSRFLEPACGSGNFLVKILQRKLAAVETKFARSDFERRHYALLGLMCTYGIELLDDNIAECRANMLEVFAEYLRLEESDVLQRAAAYVLSVNLVHGDALTMRTSVGQPITFAEWGYLGKGKFQRRDFRLDKLTQSSAFSEEGSLFAHLGKHEIFTPAKTYPPLTVLELAEMAARQGDVE